GCGCGAGGTGGCCCGGCGCCTCGAGCGCCTCCGCCGGCGTTCCCTGGCGGCCAACGTGGCGGGCAGCTCGCTGAGCGCGGCGGGCGCGGTCGCAGCCATCGTGGGACTCTCGCTCAGCCCCGTCACCCTGGGGGTCTCTCTGCTGGCGTCGGccgtggggctgggggtggccaCCGCCGGAGGGGCCGTCACCATCACGTCCGACCTCTCCCTGATCTTCTGCAACTCCCGGGAGCTGCGGCGGGTGCAGGAGATCGCGACCACCTGCCAGGACCAGATGCGCGAGATCCTGAGCTGCCTCGACTTCTTCCTTCGCGGGCAGGGCCGCGGGGACCGCCAGCTGCTGCAGAGCGGGAGGAACGCCTCCATCGCGCTGTACAACTCGGTCTACTTCATCGTCTTCTTTGGCTCCCGCGGTTTCCTCATCCCCAGGCGGGCCGAGGGTGCCACCAGGATTAGCCAGGCCGTGCTGAAGGCCAAGATCCAGAAACTGGCCGAGAGCCTGGAGTCCTGCACCGGGGCTCTGGACGAGCTCAGCGAGCAACTGGAGTCCAGAGTCCAGCTCTACACGAAGAGCAGCCGTAGCCACGACCTCAAGATCTCTGCTAACCAGTCCGCTGGGCTATTTTTCTGAGAATATCTTTTCCCCCTAATGACCGAGGCTAGAAACCATCCCCATGGGATGCTCCAGATTTGTAGCTCCCTCAGGAAAACACCAAGTTGGGTTAGGAGCTGAATGCAAAGGATGAGAAAAACTGTTTTTCAAGTGAGGGATGGGGATGTGTCCTCCCAACCCTTTTCCCATCACTGTGACATCCTGCCTGGGGCTGAGGGCTAGGGACTTTTTACCTGCCTGATCCTGGTGGGATATGTGACGTGAAAACTATTTTTCCTTTATCATCACCGTTCAGTCTTCACACCGCTGGGCACTCCTGATTTAAAGGTGTTGCAGCATCCCTGTCCCAGCCCCGGTGGGTGGTTTGAGCCGAGGCTGGAGAGGGTTGCAGACATCGCCACCCTTTGGGTCTTCTCCAAGCCCCACTAGGCTTTGAAGTCCTCAAAATACCTCTAAGAGGAGACACTAGCTTTAAAACCTCTCTGCCAGAGTTTCTGAGTACAAAGAAATCCAGAATCCAGAGCAAATCAGACCCTCTCAGAACTGTGTAGGAGGATTCAGAACCCAAGAGAGGCACCTCCCACTAACATGCATCCCCTCCCCTCTCAGCGTGCCCACTCATAGATCCAGCCTGGGGATGGAGTGGACCTTCCTGGGTATCTTCATATCCAGACCTCCAAGGTACTCTGAGAGGGGAAACCAACCGAACGATCACCTAAGTCCCGCCCCCTtgcagaagaaactgaggccaaggaaGAGGAAATGACTAACAGCTTCATTTACTGACATCATAGCATAGAGAAGGAAGCAATGACTTTTGAGTTAGTCCTGGGTTTACTGTCTGAGACTTGGCTCActggtctgtaaaatggatgCTAAAACCTCACCCTGTTGGGAGGTATTAAGTGAGATAAAGTGCCAAGCACAGTGTCTGGGTCACAAAGTGTGGCCCCTGGGCtggcagcatcacctggggacttGTTAGAAAGGCAAGTTCTTGGCCTCAACTCTAGACATAAGGAGTCAGAAATTCTGGAGGTGGGGCGCAGCAACCTGTGTTTAAACAAGCTCTTGGGGTGATTTGATGCCTGATAAGGTTTGAAAACCGCTGCAAGGGATGTTGGTTTCTGATCCTCTGATGAGCTTTCACGAAGTCTATAGCCTCTCTGGGCTCCGTGGTCTTCACAGTCATTCACAAAAAGTCAAGGACAGTGtcccagaaataaaagaaagaaggtgcGTGGGGACGACTGTGTCGATGCTTCCTGGGGCAATTTCCTACCGGGTGAACTAAGGGATGTAACAGAATCAGCCCTTTAGAGGGCAGTGTTGCCCACTCGTTGTAAAAACTGGTACAGAAAGGAATGTGAATTTAATGGAAATTGACCTTTATTACCTTCTCTGAAAACCTCCagaccattttttaattatttattttaagtttcttatttaattactgtttattattaacatttaattttatttaaccacAACATTAGAAAATAATAGGAATAGCAAGTTTCTGAATGGGAGACTACTGGGGTTCTTTTCGGGAGATGAAGTTGAGTTTGCCTTTCTAAGGTGGGCCATGAGCTGAAAATAGCATTGCTTTCCTTGAATAAGTCTCTCTCCTTCAGAGGGGAATTTTCCCCCCCAGTGTTTTAAATGATCCTTTTAAGTAAATGTGGGAAGTTCTGAATAGAGAGACCAGGAGCTGAATTTAAGCTTATAAATGGAGACTTGACTTGTCAATATAGAGATGATGCAAGCATATCTATCCTGAAGGTACAAGACTTTGCCAGCAGTTAACACTTGACCTGAAAAGCCTTCCCTATTtagttcagggggaaaaaaaccaattaGAGGCATATGAAGGAAGCACTTGGAAGCCTGATGTCCTGTGAAGTTGGGTTTTATGGGCGTTAGACAAATTAGCTTGTGTTATGACGGTGATGTGTTATATTTTCACTTTGGGAGCTGTAAGAAATCTGTAAGCTGTCTCTTAGAAAATACTTCCAATTTCTTCAGTTTCCATTCCTACAAATGTATTGTTGAAAAGTCTTTGGGACCACACGCACAAAAACACTTGGCTGTATTATTTAATTATCTAATATGCTTTAAATTTACCCAGTTGACCCCCATGCTTCCCAATGATGGCAGGGTGTCTGAGGAAGTGTAATTTCAGTGCTGGGGAGAGGGGTTgatgtttctatatttttgtttttcctataaaTGGCAATGGATCTGTATCCTGGTTTATTCTGAAGTTGGtaccagttgttttttttaaactggtgtCATTTCCTAGATTGCCTTGCACAGATGCATTTTAGATGACCAGAATGTACTTCACAGGTTTGTGTTATGTTATAAAGGTACACTCACTGCCTAACCTCATCTTTTATTAATGCTTAAGTTTGAATTATATTCTTCCAGTGCCTGAGCTGTTCCCTAGAAATAAACTGGGCACTTTTGGAAGCCCCagcctcagcagcagcagcaaccatTTCATATTATTAGGGTATTTTGCATGTATCAAAGTCTTAAACTTTTGAAGTTATAATTTCAGTGACCCACTGTACATCTAAGGCAGGGTGTCTACTTTGGAACAATACTTTGCACGTtataggagctcagtaaatgcaTTTGAATAATTTAATGAACTGCTTAACCATATTAAGAGGAATTTGTTGATAATGAAAGAGCATCTATCCTCTTATGTGTCTGTTATAAAGTTGGAAACCTCTACCAGGATTTAAGTGAAGTTCAGTTAAATGGATCCTAGAGACgagcattttctttatttcttttgtgggAATGTGAATAAGGCTTTTCCTTAAGGTCTTCGTTCTATAAAACAGATTGAAATGGTATGTTGTAAAGGGAAGAAGATAAAGGGGTATTTAGATTACAAGCGTACTTCAGAAAAATATCcgagtttgaaaaataaatatgttcgTATTGAAGGTTTAAGTGCTTCTGCTGGTTTCTGGGGTTTACAatcatttggattgttttctttcacAATAAAGGAGATTCATTTGGTTCTGCATTTCAAGGATTCAATAAAACTACATTCTACTCTATTAAAAAGATAATCCTTAGCAGACATTTCTGATTCTAATCACTTTGATGCATTTGTCCTCAGGCACCTGTCATTTCCAATGTGGTAAATGTCAAAGTCAAAAGTATTtactgggagaaaaaagagagagaagagtggtGTAGAAGGCACTCTAGATCAGATATGTCAAACAATTTGTCAACTTGATATATTTCTCACTCAAAGCCTTGGCGtgaaaagaaagtagaaggaatgGAGATGTTGAGAGAAAGACATTGTGCAGAGATAAATGGGGATGCCATTAAATGCAGCAAATTTTGAATTCcacattttttcccattgtaGCAAAATCAGTCCTTCcctttattgaaataaattgcCCAGTCCTCAaatatcttcttcttcttcttttttttggctgtgctatgctggcttgtgagatcttatttccccgaccagggatcaaacctgggcccggcagtgaaagcactgagtcctaacccctggaccgccaggaaattcccaacttcttttttttttttttttttttaatattttctgattcgttaaaatttaaaaaaaaatttattaaagtattGATTTACTCAAACTTCTCGATCTTCTTGGAATTAATTATCTAACCTCATGTTTGCCTGTGTATAAATTAGTAACTTTGAAAAAGGGCAgaggtttaattatttttacttagaaTATTCAGCATCAAACTGTATAGatcaatttttaaagagttatcAACTCATGTATAGGAATTCTCTTATTATCTAGAAATCAGACTTCCAGCAGTTTCAAACCTTTGAACATAATTACAACCTGAGAAGTAATTGAAAAGAATCCCAGAATCAGCCAAATTAGGCTTCACAAAACCCAAACActagagagaggcagagagggaaggcaAGGGGCAGCATCTATATTAGGAAGGCAAAACTTTCCCAGGAGTCTCCAAGGGACTTAACCTGGCAAGTCACTGATCTTAACCGTGCAAAGCAGGCTGGGACATGTAGTACTTTTAGCTAAGAACTAGCTGTTCCCAAAATACCTAGGATTCTGTTTGTAAGGACAAAAAGGAGGATGGACATTGGGTCGAGGGGCCAGCAGTCCAAACAAAGAGCCTACAGTGGTTGCTGCAGTGATTTGAGAACTTCTGCTGAAGGTAATCTGGAGGTAATCTCGTTACCTGAGTGCCAGCCTGAGTCCACATCTTGGAAACATCCCTGGATGTTGCACTGTTAATGACTGTGCAaccgaaaaaagaaaaaaaaaaaaaaaaaaggccgtgCTGGCAGGATCCTGGCTGTTTGCAAAGGCCAGCCACAAGCTGGGATCCTATCTTTGCTGAAGCATATGGTATTCCTGTCATAAGAAGTAACCTTTTAGTTAATTGCAATAAATCTCTCCTTGTTGAGTTGACAGGAGGTTGGAAAATTGTTACTTTTTGCTCCTGGCAAACTCATAAGAGGAAAGTAAACCCTGCTGTGGTCTGGGCTAGGACAAAGAGTGAGCCCTAAGATCTGGAAATAATCCCTTAGCAACCAGAGAGTTGTTAGAAGAGGGGAAATTGTGCTGTTGAAGCGAGACCCCTAAGGGGCAGGAATGAACCTTAGGGACCCTCGGCATCCCCCAGTTCTGACTGGCATTAGCACTGGGTTGTGGAGAGAAGCCCCTCCAACGTGGTCTTGCCTGCAGAGAATGATGTTTAATCCCATTCTGTATTTCCAGTGTAACCCCAGGGATGGGAGTGCAGGCAGGTCTGCAACCTGAATTGCCCCAGAACTTTAGCAATGAGTCATGGCCAAGGTCTCTGACTCTCAAGAGCACAGGGAAGCCACAGCGGGACTTGTTCCAGCATTTGTGCGCATCTGGTTGCtaaattaataaaacagttttaattGGGAGAAGCTTTTTGTGTAAAGGGAGTTGGGGAAGGGCAGTGATATCTAAAATCTTTCTTTTAGGCTCTAAATTTCTTGTGCCAGTTTCCCTGGTTGACATGGGGACATTTATTAAAACTGATCTTGTTATTAAAACTGcactgaacttatttacaaaacagaaacagacttacagatatcaaaaacaaacttatggttaccaaaggggaaacgtgggtggtgagggagggatgaatCAGGAGATTggcatgaacacacacacactatatataagacagacaaccaacgaggacctactgtgtagcacagggaactctactcaatattctgggataacctatatgagaaaagaatctaaaaaagaatgaatatatgtatatgtaaaactgaatcactatgctgtacacttgaaactaacacaacattgtaaatcaactatcctccaataaattaaaattaaaaaaaccacacTGTCAAAATTTCATTACAGAACAATACTTTTCTAAATGCTTAGATAAAATGACATTTAGataataaagttagaaaataaatgtggATATTTAAAGATGATAATGATAGTTAACATTTATGGAAAACTTACTAGGTATTGTTCTAAGTACAATTTGACATGTGTTATCACGCTTACAAACATCTTATGAGGTAGACACTATAATTACCGCATATCGTTagataaagaaagtaaagaacTGAAAGGTTGTACAGCTAGCAAGAGCTGCcccaggatttgaatcctggtaGCCTGACTCCAGAGTTATGCCCTTAGTTCTTCTGAGACCAAGTATATGCCTAATATAAAATAATGGCCCACAAGAGTGACAACATTAATAACAAGGCTGACAGATTCATTCAtccagaaaacatttattgagtactcaccTTGCATCACCTACTGTCATTTGTGAGCAATGCAGACAGGGTTCTAGAGCTTATGGCCCCAACAATCTAGTCATTCAGGTAGGGTATACTCTGATGCCAGTAGGTTAATCAATAAGAAATTAGAATGCAGTTTTGCAAATGGCTAGTATGTGCAAACAGCAATATAGGTGCAATTTGAAAATGATGAAACTTCAGTTTGGATTGTAAAAACTTGTGCATAGGTATTTTGTAATGCTGCCCCAGACGTCCCAAACGTGGCAACATTCTTGTGAACAAAACACGTGAAACGGAAGGATGTGATTAATAAGAGAGTTTTGCTAACTGTTGATGTGTTGGGACGAAGGTATGGAAAAAGCCCACACAGACATGAATAAAGGAATTACTGGTTCAACAGGCCTTTCCAGATCTTGCATAAAAACCTCTGAAAATGAAACTTCTTGGGGTCATTGCATCGAAACTACCACTGAACCTGCTTGTCAGTTTTCTTCCTGTTAGGGGTGTGTATTCAATTTCAGTATGGTAGCTATGAACTAAATCTGCTGGACACTTGTGGGTGAGTAGACAGGTGTGAATAGGAATAAGACTCtaataatcataaaattatacaaaataataatgCTTTGTCTCTGGatgatttgtttttaacattGCTCCCTGAGCTTTTGCATGGCGAACACTATTAATTGTTggactttcattcttttttttttttttaccatcaacAAGTTATTAATTTTCAAGACCTCAAGGAAAGCATTTCTGTTGATTTCTCTGTTACTCAAAGGACCTTTCTTTGATGTTTGAGCACCTCTGGCAATTCACACTCTACCATCATCTAATTATTACtggaaggaattccctggcagtcccgtggttaggactccgtgcttccactgccaggggcccgggttcgatccctggtcagggaactaagatcctataagCCGTGTGgctggccagaaaaaaaaaa
The genomic region above belongs to Balaenoptera musculus isolate JJ_BM4_2016_0621 chromosome 10, mBalMus1.pri.v3, whole genome shotgun sequence and contains:
- the APOLD1 gene encoding apolipoprotein L domain-containing protein 1 isoform X1, coding for MGMEGPEARELQGADALRRFQGLLLDRRGMLHGQLLRLREVARRLERLRRRSLAANVAGSSLSAAGAVAAIVGLSLSPVTLGVSLLASAVGLGVATAGGAVTITSDLSLIFCNSRELRRVQEIATTCQDQMREILSCLDFFLRGQGRGDRQLLQSGRNASIALYNSVYFIVFFGSRGFLIPRRAEGATRISQAVLKAKIQKLAESLESCTGALDELSEQLESRVQLYTKSSRSHDLKISANQSAGLFF
- the APOLD1 gene encoding apolipoprotein L domain-containing protein 1 isoform X2 translates to MEGPEARELQGADALRRFQGLLLDRRGMLHGQLLRLREVARRLERLRRRSLAANVAGSSLSAAGAVAAIVGLSLSPVTLGVSLLASAVGLGVATAGGAVTITSDLSLIFCNSRELRRVQEIATTCQDQMREILSCLDFFLRGQGRGDRQLLQSGRNASIALYNSVYFIVFFGSRGFLIPRRAEGATRISQAVLKAKIQKLAESLESCTGALDELSEQLESRVQLYTKSSRSHDLKISANQSAGLFF